A window from Prinia subflava isolate CZ2003 ecotype Zambia chromosome Z, Cam_Psub_1.2, whole genome shotgun sequence encodes these proteins:
- the LHFPL2 gene encoding LHFPL tetraspan subfamily member 2 protein — MCHVIVTCRSMLWTLLSIVVAFAELIAFMSADWLVGRAKPPGPEELGGSPGAPQEPYRPTLGLYGRCTRISHVQISRRDTLCGPYAEHFGEIASGFWQATAIFLAVGIMILCTVAFVSVFTMCVQSIMKKSIFNVCGLLQGIAGLFLILGLILYPAGWGCQKAISYCGPYASAYKLGDCSLGWAFYTAIGGTVLTFICAVFSAQAEIATSSDKVQEEIEEGKNLICLL; from the exons ATGTGCCACGTCATCGTGACGTGCCGCTCCATGCTGTGGACCCTGCTGAGCATCGTGGTGGCCTTCGCCGAGCTCATCGCCTTCATGAGCGCGGACTGGCTGGTGGGCAGGGCCAAGCCCCCCGGCCCCGAGGAGCTggggggcagccccggggccccGCAGGAGCCCTACCGGCCCACGCTGGGCCTCTACGGGCGCTGCACCAGGATCTCCCACGTGCAGATCTCCAGGAGGGACACGCTCTGCGGCCCCTACGCCGAGCACTTCGGAGAGATCGCCAGTGGGTTCTGGCAGGCCACCGCCATCTTCCTGGCCGTGGGCATCATGATCCTCTGCACCGTGGCCTTCGTGTCCGTCTTCACCATGTGCGTGCAGAGTATtatgaagaaaagcatttttaatgtcTGTGGGCTGCTACAAGGGATTGCAG ggcTCTTCCTTATCTTAGGCTTGATACTTTACCCTGCAGGTTGGGGATGCCAGAAGGCGATAAGCTATTGTGGACCTTATGCTTCTGCTTACAAACTAGGAGACTGCTCCTTGGGCTGGGCTTTCTACACAGCAATTGGCGGCACTGTTCTGACGTTCATCTGTGCAGTCTTCTCGGCACAAGCTGAAATAGCCACATCCAGTGACAAAGTGcaagaagaaatagaagaaggaaaaaaccttaTCTGCCTCCTTTAA